A window of the Sphaerobacter thermophilus DSM 20745 genome harbors these coding sequences:
- a CDS encoding FliO/MopB family protein produces MWQWRQSPGGAQQGPRGGGRSARLWFAVAGLLIVGYLVVQALGLLSPDGSANGTVGTPSDTTGYLAQGYAQLEQDAAATTSGSFWSLWVGMIIPLAIVLVAAYAILRGLRYLNTRVAAPISSGRVLESIDSLSLGAQGTVHLVRVGERVIVVGASGQQLSFLTELSPDDAAAVLAAHRAGAGADPLATRGVLHSFQGILAGRLAQPPSGDSTPGDVPVTTPPDTSSHQPAR; encoded by the coding sequence ATGTGGCAGTGGCGGCAGTCTCCGGGTGGAGCGCAACAGGGGCCGCGTGGGGGCGGCCGTTCGGCCCGCCTCTGGTTCGCTGTGGCCGGGCTGCTGATCGTCGGCTACCTCGTCGTCCAGGCGCTTGGTCTTCTGAGTCCCGACGGGTCCGCGAACGGCACGGTGGGCACGCCGTCGGACACCACCGGCTACCTGGCGCAGGGCTACGCGCAGCTCGAGCAAGACGCCGCCGCGACCACGTCCGGATCCTTCTGGAGCCTGTGGGTCGGCATGATCATCCCGCTGGCGATCGTGCTCGTCGCGGCCTACGCCATCCTGCGCGGCTTGCGCTACCTGAACACACGTGTGGCGGCACCGATCAGCAGTGGACGGGTGCTGGAGTCGATCGACTCGCTGAGCCTTGGCGCACAAGGGACCGTGCATCTGGTCCGGGTCGGGGAGCGGGTGATCGTCGTCGGCGCCAGCGGGCAGCAGCTCTCGTTCCTGACCGAGTTGAGCCCGGACGACGCGGCCGCGGTCCTCGCCGCACACCGAGCGGGTGCCGGTGCCGACCCACTGGCGACGCGGGGTGTCCTGCACTCGTTCCAGGGCATCCTCGCCGGTCGGCTCGCGCAGCCGCCGTCCGGCGACTCCACGCCCGGCGACGTGCCTGTCACGACCCCACCGGACACCTCATCTCACCAGCCTGCACGCTGA
- a CDS encoding class F sortase, which yields MQQRRSARAHRTASHPAVQRTAPLPTIGAAATTAGWRDRLATGPSSPLAAAAILITAGLLAAVLAFGAFQAVTWLTAADRHGSAHQAAAPESTRATIYTIAPGRPTPTPAAPSPVAIADEPGDAPDSPGPSDAGIARLVIPDLGVDAPVVVKGLDAHRVMQAPEQPHEVAWYHFTSFPGRPGNAVFSGHLDFPGTGPAVFWDLPSIDVGNVIEVVLTDGTTYQYQVVSKTVYREATAPVAQIVGPTPTESITLITCAGVFDRTIGRYEDRLVVRAERVA from the coding sequence ATGCAACAACGTCGCTCGGCGCGGGCACACCGCACCGCGAGCCATCCGGCCGTGCAGCGCACGGCCCCGCTTCCGACGATCGGCGCTGCGGCCACCACGGCCGGCTGGCGCGATCGGCTGGCGACCGGCCCCTCATCCCCACTCGCGGCCGCGGCAATCCTCATCACCGCCGGGCTGCTTGCAGCGGTGCTGGCCTTCGGCGCATTCCAGGCCGTGACCTGGCTGACCGCCGCCGACCGGCATGGGTCGGCCCACCAGGCAGCCGCACCTGAGAGCACGCGGGCTACCATCTACACCATCGCGCCGGGCCGGCCGACGCCGACGCCCGCAGCGCCGTCTCCCGTCGCGATCGCCGACGAACCCGGCGACGCGCCCGACTCACCCGGCCCGAGCGATGCCGGGATCGCGCGGCTCGTTATCCCTGACCTCGGAGTCGACGCGCCCGTGGTGGTCAAAGGGCTCGACGCCCACCGGGTGATGCAGGCACCAGAGCAGCCGCACGAGGTCGCCTGGTACCACTTCACCAGCTTCCCCGGTCGGCCCGGCAACGCGGTCTTCTCCGGGCACCTCGACTTCCCCGGCACCGGACCTGCCGTCTTTTGGGATCTCCCCTCAATCGACGTGGGGAACGTGATCGAGGTTGTCCTCACCGACGGGACAACGTACCAATACCAGGTGGTGAGCAAGACGGTCTATCGTGAGGCGACCGCCCCAGTCGCCCAGATCGTCGGCCCAACGCCGACCGAGTCGATCACGCTCATCACCTGCGCCGGAGTGTTCGACCGCACCATCGGCCGGTACGAGGACCGCCTCGTCGTCCGCGCCGAGCGAGTGGCCTGA
- the fliN gene encoding flagellar motor switch protein FliN, translated as MSDTPPERSGATGSVSWQSFDRPEGTGETAAPGEQAGGEAASVHPAAFMALSQETQSGGPQSIEFLRDVEVELTAELGTARMQIKHILGLRPGSVVELNRLAGEPVDIMVNKTLIARGEVVVVDEKFAVRVVEIVPPERRLGSG; from the coding sequence ATGAGCGACACACCGCCCGAGCGCTCCGGCGCGACCGGATCGGTTAGCTGGCAGTCGTTCGACCGCCCGGAAGGGACGGGCGAGACAGCGGCTCCGGGCGAGCAGGCCGGGGGTGAGGCCGCCAGCGTGCACCCGGCTGCCTTCATGGCGCTGAGCCAGGAGACCCAGAGCGGTGGACCGCAGAGCATCGAGTTCCTGCGCGACGTCGAGGTCGAACTGACGGCCGAGTTGGGCACGGCCCGGATGCAGATCAAGCACATCCTCGGACTGCGCCCCGGCTCGGTGGTCGAGCTCAACCGGCTGGCAGGCGAGCCGGTGGACATCATGGTCAACAAGACGCTCATCGCGCGGGGCGAGGTCGTGGTGGTCGACGAGAAGTTCGCCGTCCGGGTCGTCGAGATCGTCCCACCTGAGCGCCGCCTGGGCAGCGGGTGA